GAGCTGGGGCTTTCCGTGCCGAAAGAAAAATCAAACGCGAACGTCATTCCGCTTCCGACCTTGGTGCCCCTCCCGCAAAGGGCTGCTTCGGCGGCGTAGACCATGCAGGGGTGGGACAAAACCATGTTCGAGATCTACCGCGAGGCGGAGTTCAATCGCCGTTATCACGTCATCTACTTCACCGAGCTCGGCAACCACGACCGGGACGAAGAAATTCCCAAGGCGGTCACGGCCGAGCATGTTTTTGACGGCTTTTTGAGCGGCTGGCGAAAAGAAGAGGCTAAGTATTTGATCGAACAGCTCCTGACGCGCCTGAATCAGGGAGAAACCCTTTCTCCGAACGACATTCGCCAAACGCTTAAACCGTACCTCGAAGACTAAGACCGTTCATAAGACATTTCAGCTTTATTGCTATCCCGCGTCAGGCTCTTTAAGCTTGCATTTGTGTTCTGGCTCGCAGGACTTCTCGTTCCATTGGCCATCCTTTGGTTTCTGAGCCGGCTCGTATTTCGGCGCACCGAACCTTTTGCAACTCGGTTGACGGGGCTCCTGAATCTCTGCGCCGCCGAGGGAATCATCTCCTCGGATCAGATGGGGAGAATTCTCGATCGCCTTAAGCAACAGAAAGCGGGCGTACAAATACGCGGGACGACCTGGATCGCCATTTTCGCGGGGCTCTTTGTCGCCGCCGGCATTTCGCTCGTCATCGCTCACAATTGGGATCAGATCGGGCCCGTTACCCGGGTCGTCTCGTTCTTGTTCTTTTTTGCTGCGGTGGGCGAAGCGGCGATCCGGCTGGAAGATCGAAGCATCGCATGGAGCCTGCCCTTCTCGATTCTCTGGTTCTTTTTTCCCATCCTCGGAATCGGCTTATTCGCCCAGACGTTTCAACTTTCCGGCGATCCGATCCGGCCGTTTTTAGTTTGGATTTTGCTGACCCTTCCTTTGGCTTGGTTCTCCCGGAGACGCGCCCTTCCGGTCCCGCACTTACTACTCATCGTGGGGGTTCTCTTTTTTGGAAGCTTCACCCCCAATCAAAGCCTTTCGTTGGTTGCCCACTACCCGTTTCGTGAAACCCTACCGTTTTCCCCCTGGGCCTGGCTGGGAGCACTCTTCTTGATCGGCCTTGCGTTTGCCGAAAGCTTCAAACTCTTGAACTCCGCACATCGA
This is a stretch of genomic DNA from Bdellovibrionota bacterium. It encodes these proteins:
- a CDS encoding DUF2157 domain-containing protein gives rise to the protein MFWLAGLLVPLAILWFLSRLVFRRTEPFATRLTGLLNLCAAEGIISSDQMGRILDRLKQQKAGVQIRGTTWIAIFAGLFVAAGISLVIAHNWDQIGPVTRVVSFLFFFAAVGEAAIRLEDRSIAWSLPFSILWFFFPILGIGLFAQTFQLSGDPIRPFLVWILLTLPLAWFSRRRALPVPHLLLIVGVLFFGSFTPNQSLSLVAHYPFRETLPFSPWAWLGALFLIGLAFAESFKLLNSAHRKHVLGMTLLWLTLLVIMPTRLEIKNGGWLYAAATSASTLWLALNLLLRSSLPERVPSYLSVVGCTYAMTFLWHLQSPFQGNASPFGLVLVCGMAATALIVCLVFAKERFSPQPNWHYFFQVLFLGPLLLSFGLPHVNGEGIRIIAILANLFLFVGALGAMWHGSLMGSDLRINLGVIILLLLLVTRFFDVLGDLVQGGIGFIVSGLFLGLVAYVLGKTRKHLMNRSGTGPSR